The Hippoglossus hippoglossus isolate fHipHip1 chromosome 21, fHipHip1.pri, whole genome shotgun sequence genome contains a region encoding:
- the LOC117754763 gene encoding immunoglobulin superfamily member 3-like: MQRESDWCEHCAFRMRCCRASLLLCLTLLLHSGEAKVLTEAQSGPLYRVLGAPLSISCTVSGLASDNTQKEFEFRVTKPTQPTFEINIISTSDESFGYAIYNQRVASKEITLKHVSPNSVLFEIQSLQKGDEGDFECAVINTESAYDGTYNAKTIVKVIDNSLSVSSPVSTPLSYNEGDALTLTCQASSNTIQHTHLSLAWHLHKDGEDDARPIISLDRDFTLSPGPTFEGRYRAGLITLDKMGEATYRLHMARLELSDQGRIYCRAQEWIQDPDRSWYTITQKDAEETTLHVKAREVVPDTSSLVVRISTQQTTLQEGQELSLSCNVDAHNLEKRFLSVAWLRGSVELARIGPAGILSVGPEYSGREKGGELRATRIRDTDYRLRLQPVRTEDQGEYFCRAWLQDRGQDGAFTAGEAQTSSPQLVSISASESGLSVEMQHNVSVDEDDRLKLTCKVDGVKGQLSVTWERQSTSTTLFENIISLSQEGVMEIEGEFASRRVRAARPATDTFTLELDEVTPSDSGIYQCSVSEWKTNSKTHSQSKTSTVTVSPIESSVKLISRNTLVTVGENVKLMCRVQGPRVPTTLSWSLQHEDSTTDNILTLKWNGDISWSGDQHVYQLEVENKAMEVTHSLLINGASPREAGKYQCQASAFIQNAHKKPRPSNPVAVMVQYPVSKLSLTSSPTLTRNINSDIEIKCSVISEPFASSRYAVTWQHQQRGENKTIVSSDREALITFGTQVEPSDRQRISMRRSKGPSFELTIRQAQISDGGLYTCEVVEWLQEPRGNWYELPPESKITELNLIEPANDLQLEGTEQQLIAGEGDEVELKCNILSGAFSPSVFYKVAWIYTGHNSSMTNVPLVELDHMGLLRYPESGALRELQGRLRLARPTQSSFYLRIQTAHEGDSGTFQCQVEQYQLDREGHWQQKASETAGPISLTVNVAEKNLSIVKDELELNVSRSKDFTIPCHITDQSSGESEFQVTWFWQKEPGIQKRPIFVAYRNATLQDMLGTGHQLRFGHPVPNQFSLTVSKSAPENSGLYFCEVEEWLPSLSHGWRKVAVETSGYLTVNVFTEGEGAFEPQCKSGTWIGILVPLVICSLLVISLLVLKICRTNASGGKNSGESLWAEAHPLNTKPSAED, from the exons atgcagagagagagcgactggTGTGAACACTGTGCTTTCAGGATGAGGTGTTGCAGGGCcagtctgctgctctgtctgaCTTTACtcctgcacagtg GAGAGGCCAAAGTGCTCACCGAAGCACAGTCCGGGCCCCTGTATCGCGTGTTGGGCGCTCCACTCTCCATCTCCTGCACTGTGAGCGGCCTTGCAAGCGACAACACTCAAAAGGAATTCGAGTTCCGTGTCACGAAGCCCACACAACCAACGTTCGAGATCAACATCATCAGTACCTCTGATGAAAGCTTTGGGTATGCCATATATAACCAACGCGTGGCAAGCAAGGAGATTACTCTGAAACATGTGTCACCGAACTCCGTCCTCTTTGAGATCCAGAGCCTGCAGAAAGGTGATGAAGGGGACTTTGAGTGCGCTGTGATCAACACAGAATCTGCTTACGATGGAACCTACAATGCGAAGACAATAGTTAAAG TGATTGACAACTCCTTAAGTGTGTCATCACCTGTCTCCACACCACTGAGCTATAATGAGGGTGATGCTCTCACTCTAACGTGCCAAGCCTCCAGCAACACCATCCAGCACACCCATCTGTCTTTAGCATGGCATCTCCACAAAGACGGCGAGGACGACGCTCGGCCGATCATTTCTCTGGACAGGGATTTCACCCTGAGTCCAGGCCCGACATTTGAAGGGCGTTATCGTGCTGGACTCATAACGTTAGATAAAATGGGAGAGGCCACATATAGGCTACACATGGCAAGGCTGGAGCTGTCAGACCAAGGCAGGATCTACTGCCGGGCGCAGGAGTGGATCCAAGATCCTGACCGCTCCTGGTACACTATCACACAGAAGGATGCAGAGGAAACTACACTACATGTCAAAGCCAGAG AGGTGGTGCCAGACACGTCGTCTCTGGTGGTGAGAATCTCCACACAGCAGACAACTCTGCAGGAGGGCCAGGAGCTGTCGCTCTCCTGCAACGTAGACGCTCACAATCTGGAGAAAAGGTTTCTTTCTGTAGCCTGGCTCCGGGGAAGTGTTGAGCTGGCGCGCATCGGACCTGCAGGCATTCTGTCTGTGGGGCCCGAGTATAGTGGCAGAGAGAAAGGAGGCGAGCTCAGGGCCACCCGGATCAGGGACACAGACTACCGTCTCAGACTGCAGCCTGTCAGAACTGAGGACCAGGGAGAATATTTCTGTCGGGCATGGCTTCAGGACAGAGGCCAGGATGGTGCCTTTACAGCCGGAGAAGCCCAGACTTCTAGCCCCCAGCTGGTCAGCATCTCCGCATCAG AAAGTGGGCTCTCAGTTGAAATGCAACACAACGTGAGTGTTGACGAAGATGACAGGCTGAAGCTCACCTGTAAAGTGGATGGGGTTAAAGGTCAACTCTCTGTCACCTGGGAACGTCAGTCCACGTCAACAACCTTGTTTGAAAACATCATCAGTCTAAGTCAGGAGGGTGTCATGGAGATAGAGGGGGAGTTTGCGAGTCGCAGAGTAAGGGCAGCGCGCCCAGCGACCGACACCTTCACTTTAGAGCTGGATGAGGTCACGCCGTCTGATTCAGGCATCTACCAGTGCTCTGTTTCtgaatggaaaacaaacagcaagaCCCACAGCCAGTCAAAAACTAGCACTGTGACAGTTAGTCCCATAG AGTCATCTGTGAAACTGATCAGTCGCAACACCCTAGTGACTGTTGGAGAAAATGTGAAGTTGATGTGCCGGGTCCAAGGGCCACGTGTGCCAACAACTCTGAGTTGGAGCCTGCAGCACGAAGACTCGACCACAGACAACATCCTTACCCTGAAGTGGAATGGTGATATCAGCTGGTCTGGAGACCAGCACGTCTACCAGTTGGAAGTAGAGAACAAAGCCATGGAGGTCACTCACTCTCTGCTTATCAACGGTGCCAGCCCCAGAGAGGCAGGAAAGTACCAGTGTCAGGCATCTGCCTTCATCCAAAATGCTCACAAGAAGCCGCGTCCATCCAACCCAGTGGCTGTGATGGTGCAGTACCCAG TGAGCAAACTCAGTCTGACCTCCTCTCCCACTTTGACAAGAAATATCAACAGTGACATAGAAATAAAGTGCTCAGTTATCTCAGAGCCCTTTGCATCCTCTCGCTATGCCGTTACCTGGCAGCACCAGCAACGGGGAGAAAATAAGACCATCGTGAGCTCGGACCGGGAAGCCCTCATAACATTTGGGACCCAGGTGGAGCCGAGCGACAGACAACGAATCAGCATGAGGCGCAGCAAGGGTCCAAGTTTTGAGTTGACTATTCGGCAAGCTCAGATCTCGGACGGTGGCTTGTACACATGCGAGGTGGTGGAGTGGCTACAAGAACCTCGTGGTAACTGGTATGAGCTCCCGCCAGAGTCCAAAATCACTGAGCTAAATCTTATTGAGCCTG CCAACGATCTTCAGTTAGAAGGGACAGAGCAGCAGTTGATTGCAGGAGAGGGAGACGAGGTGGAACTCAAGTGTAACATCCTCTCCGGTGCATTCAGTCCTTCTGTCTTTTACAAAGTTGCTTGGATCTACACTGGACACAATTCCTCGATGACAAATGTCCCCTTAGTAGAGCTCGATCACATGGGTTTGCTGCGGTACCCTGAGAGCGGGGCGCTCAGAGAGCTGCAGGGGCGGCTTCGTCTCGCCAGACCCACACAGAGCAGCTTCTACCTCAGAATTCAGACAGCCCATGAGGGGGATAGTGGGACGTTCCAGTGCCAGGTGGAGCAATACCAGCTGGATCGTGAAGGTCACTGGCAGCAAAAGGCCTCAGAGACTGCTGGTCCTATCTCGCTGACAGTAAATGTTGCTG aaaaaaacCTGTCCATTGTAAAGGATGAGCTGGAGCTAAATGTGAGCAGATCCAAGGACTTCACCATCCCCTGTCACATCACTGACCAGTCCAGCGGTGAATCTGAGTTCCAGGTCACATGGTTTTGGCAGAAGGAACCAGGAATTCAAAAACGGCCCATATTCGTAGCTTATCGAAACGCTACCCTACAAGACATGTTAGGCACGGGTCATCAGCTAAGATTTGGCCACCCTGTACCCAACCAGTTCAGCCTTACGGTCTCGAAGTCAGCTCCTGAAAATAGCGGCCTGTATTTCTGCGAGGTAGAGGAGTGGCTGCCCTCTCTGTCTCATGGATGGAGGAAGGTCGCGGTGGAAACGTCTGGATACTTGACTGTTAATGTCTTTACAGAAG GAGAAGGCGCGTTCGAGCCACAATGCAAGTCAGGTACCTGGATAGGGATTCTTGTACCGCTTGTCATATGCTCACTGTTGGTGATATCCCTGCTGGTGCTGAAGATATGCCGGACCAACGCCTCAGGAGGAAAGAATTCAGGCGAATCTCTTTGGGCAGAGGCACACCCGCTGAATACCAAACCCAGTGCAGAGGATTGA